A portion of the Streptomyces sp. YPW6 genome contains these proteins:
- a CDS encoding phosphatidylserine decarboxylase — MPDSTSSASRGGVRIARGASPWLLPTVATAALSLARARKSGRWAAAAVPTTALAAGMLWFFRDPEREITDGRVISPADGVVQSIMPWKDGRTRVAIFMSPLNVHVNRAPLAGTVTSVEHIPGGFVPAFNKESENNERVVWHFDTELGDIEMVQIAGAVARRIVPYLPEGTKVEQGERIGLIRFGSRVDIYLPEGIDVAVEVGQATTAGVTRIDRD; from the coding sequence ATGCCCGACAGCACTTCCTCCGCATCCCGCGGCGGGGTCCGCATCGCCCGCGGAGCCTCCCCGTGGCTCCTGCCGACCGTCGCCACCGCAGCCCTCAGCCTGGCCCGCGCCCGCAAGTCGGGGCGCTGGGCAGCAGCGGCTGTGCCCACCACCGCGCTCGCGGCGGGCATGCTGTGGTTCTTCCGTGACCCCGAGCGCGAGATCACCGACGGCCGGGTCATCTCCCCGGCCGACGGCGTGGTGCAGAGCATCATGCCGTGGAAGGACGGGCGCACCCGCGTCGCGATCTTCATGAGCCCGCTCAACGTCCACGTCAACCGCGCGCCGCTGGCGGGCACCGTGACGTCGGTCGAGCACATCCCGGGCGGGTTCGTTCCGGCGTTCAACAAGGAGAGCGAGAACAACGAGCGCGTTGTCTGGCACTTCGACACCGAGCTCGGCGACATCGAGATGGTGCAGATCGCGGGAGCGGTCGCCCGTCGGATCGTGCCGTACCTCCCCGAGGGCACGAAGGTGGAGCAGGGCGAGCGCATCGGCCTGATCCGCTTCGGCTCGCGCGTGGACATCTACCTCCCGGAAGGGATCGATGTCGCGGTCGAGGTCGGTCAGGCCACCACCGCGGGGGTGACTCGAATTGACCGTGATTGA
- the pssA gene encoding CDP-diacylglycerol--serine O-phosphatidyltransferase, giving the protein MPEADDENDVDGTEDMPLSMRLSIADTLTLGNATCGFMAVYFTTTGILIPHLTGSDETGMARHSAATAVILMLMAAIFDLFDGLVARKLRSSPMGAELDNLSDLISFGLAPAYFVLVYGMVADDAHQRVSALAAIVVLLAVVLRLARFSCVTLKDGMFQGMPSPFGALTVVSIVLLELPFVPTLLAIIGVAWLMVSRVEYPKPRGILAVAMLSWIVAAMGLLAAWAFDAPGGQLLLQTGCALQVVLGAVIPLFATARRVNTFRDNRREARAAQLP; this is encoded by the coding sequence GTGCCGGAGGCCGACGACGAGAACGACGTCGACGGCACGGAGGACATGCCGCTGTCGATGCGCCTGTCGATAGCGGACACGCTCACGCTCGGTAACGCGACGTGCGGGTTCATGGCGGTGTACTTCACCACCACGGGCATTCTGATCCCGCACCTCACGGGCAGCGACGAGACGGGCATGGCCCGGCACTCGGCCGCCACCGCCGTGATCCTCATGCTGATGGCCGCGATCTTCGACCTGTTCGACGGTCTCGTGGCACGCAAGCTGCGTTCCTCGCCGATGGGCGCCGAGCTGGACAACCTCTCGGACCTCATCAGCTTCGGGCTCGCACCGGCCTACTTCGTGCTCGTGTACGGCATGGTCGCCGACGACGCCCACCAGCGGGTCTCGGCGCTGGCGGCGATCGTCGTCCTGCTGGCGGTGGTGCTCAGGCTGGCCAGATTCTCCTGCGTGACCCTGAAGGACGGCATGTTCCAGGGCATGCCGAGCCCCTTCGGAGCGCTGACGGTCGTCTCGATCGTGCTCCTGGAGCTGCCCTTCGTGCCGACCCTGCTCGCGATCATCGGGGTGGCCTGGCTGATGGTGAGCCGGGTGGAGTACCCCAAGCCGCGGGGCATCCTCGCGGTGGCGATGCTCAGCTGGATCGTGGCCGCGATGGGGCTGCTCGCCGCCTGGGCCTTCGACGCCCCCGGCGGTCAGCTGCTGCTCCAGACGGGCTGCGCGCTCCAGGTGGTGCTCGGCGCGGTGATCCCGCTGTTCGCCACGGCGCGACGGGTGAACACGTTCCGTGACAACCGTCGCGAGGCGCGGGCGGCACAGCTGCCGTAG
- a CDS encoding ABC-F family ATP-binding cassette domain-containing protein yields the protein MITVRGVELRAGARLLLSDISFTVSPGDRIGLVGRNGAGKTTLLTTLTGQTGPAAGTITRTGGIGFLAQDSRAADPDVTVTDRILSARGLDRALHRLRTAETAMANAAAPAALERAMNTYARAEAAFQAGGGYAAEAEAARMAAGLGLPERVLGEPVGTLSGGQRRRVELARILFAGHDGTLLLDEPTNHLDADSVTWLRTFLQGHTGGLVLISHDTSLLADVVNRVFHLDATRATIDVHNTGWGTYLAQRAADERRRARERAAAERKAAALHTQADKMKARSATAVMAKSMARRADRMLAELEPARRTEKVARIRLPQPAPCGRMPLGAVSLAKSYDGHQVLTGVDLAVDRGSRLVILGLNGAGKTTLLRLLAGQEQPDSGRVVHGHGLRLGYFAQEHDTLAPGRTVRQNLADAAAHLTDGEARRVLGAFLFSGDDADKPAGVLSGGEKTRLALAGLVHSGANVLLLDEPTNNLDPASRTEVLAAVGSYPGAIVMVTHDEGAIDALRPDRVLLLPDADEDLWNEDYRDLVALA from the coding sequence ATGATTACCGTTCGCGGTGTCGAGCTGCGCGCGGGCGCCCGCCTGCTGCTCTCCGACATCTCCTTCACCGTCTCCCCCGGGGACCGTATCGGCCTCGTCGGCCGCAACGGCGCGGGCAAGACCACCCTGCTGACGACCCTGACCGGGCAGACCGGGCCCGCCGCCGGCACCATCACCCGCACCGGTGGGATCGGCTTCCTCGCGCAGGACTCCCGCGCCGCCGACCCGGACGTCACGGTCACGGACCGGATCCTGTCCGCCCGCGGCCTGGACCGGGCACTGCACCGGCTGCGCACGGCCGAGACGGCGATGGCCAACGCCGCAGCCCCGGCCGCACTGGAGCGGGCGATGAACACCTACGCCCGCGCCGAGGCGGCCTTCCAGGCCGGCGGCGGCTACGCCGCCGAGGCCGAGGCCGCCCGCATGGCCGCCGGACTCGGCCTGCCCGAGCGGGTTCTCGGCGAGCCGGTCGGCACCCTGTCCGGCGGGCAGCGCCGCCGCGTCGAACTGGCCCGCATCCTGTTCGCCGGACACGACGGCACCCTGCTGCTGGACGAGCCGACCAACCACCTGGACGCCGACTCGGTCACCTGGCTGCGCACCTTCCTCCAAGGCCACACCGGCGGCCTGGTCCTCATCAGCCACGACACCTCCCTGCTGGCCGACGTCGTCAACCGGGTGTTCCACCTGGACGCCACCCGCGCCACGATCGACGTCCACAACACCGGCTGGGGCACCTACCTCGCCCAGCGGGCGGCAGACGAGCGGCGCCGCGCCCGTGAGCGGGCAGCCGCCGAGCGCAAGGCCGCCGCCCTGCACACGCAGGCCGACAAGATGAAGGCCCGCTCCGCGACCGCCGTCATGGCCAAGAGCATGGCCCGGCGCGCCGATCGGATGCTGGCCGAACTGGAACCGGCCCGGCGCACCGAAAAGGTCGCCAGGATCCGGCTGCCCCAGCCCGCGCCCTGCGGGCGGATGCCGCTCGGCGCCGTCAGCCTGGCCAAGTCCTACGACGGCCACCAGGTCCTGACCGGTGTCGACCTGGCCGTGGACCGGGGCAGCCGCCTGGTCATCCTCGGCCTCAACGGCGCGGGCAAAACCACCCTGCTACGCCTCCTCGCCGGACAGGAGCAGCCGGACTCCGGCCGCGTGGTGCACGGCCACGGCCTGCGCCTGGGTTACTTCGCCCAAGAGCACGACACCCTCGCTCCGGGGCGTACGGTCCGCCAGAACCTGGCGGATGCGGCCGCGCACCTGACGGACGGTGAGGCACGGCGGGTCCTCGGGGCGTTCCTCTTCTCCGGGGACGACGCCGACAAGCCGGCCGGGGTGCTCTCGGGCGGGGAGAAGACCCGCCTCGCGCTGGCCGGGCTGGTCCACTCCGGCGCCAACGTGCTGCTGCTGGACGAGCCGACCAACAACCTCGACCCGGCCTCCCGCACCGAGGTCCTGGCCGCCGTCGGTTCCTACCCCGGCGCGATCGTGATGGTCACCCACGACGAGGGCGCCATCGACGCCCTGCGCCCCGACCGCGTCCTGCTGCTGCCCGACGCGGACGAGGACCTGTGGAACGAGGACTACCGTGACCTGGTCGCCCTCGCCTGA
- a CDS encoding ABC transporter substrate-binding protein — protein sequence MKLRVLTAVVAALAVTLVGCSGKATDGKADEEGEGGIKTGPGVSSSTISLGVLTDMTGVYASLGKSVTQAQQLWVKQTNDAGGICDRKIELTVRDHGYDPQKAIAAYTELVPDVAGFAQFIGSPFVAAVEQRIDGQDKGLVLPQAWSANLLGSPYIRVIGATYDVETINLVDYLLAEKRIAKGDKIGHVYFEGDYGENALVGSKYAAKEAGLTVVEQKIKPTDNDMTAQVAALKQAGVKAVVVSAGPRQAASLVGVAAATGFDVPVVGNNSAFAPQLLKTQAGPALLKDYYVASSTLPIGDPGDGPAKLAKEYAAQYPKDVLDNGVVAGYTAASLFGEALSLACDDKDLTREGIDKAVLRIKGYGTEFGVTHDFSDPKAPSTRESVIMKPDAGAAGGLKVVRPAAVAPAAESFTIGN from the coding sequence ATGAAGCTCAGAGTGCTCACGGCCGTCGTCGCGGCCCTCGCCGTCACCCTCGTCGGATGCAGCGGCAAGGCGACCGACGGAAAGGCTGACGAGGAGGGCGAGGGCGGCATCAAGACGGGCCCCGGGGTCTCCTCCTCGACGATCTCCCTCGGGGTGCTGACCGACATGACCGGGGTCTACGCCTCGCTGGGCAAGAGCGTCACCCAGGCCCAGCAGCTGTGGGTCAAGCAGACCAACGACGCGGGCGGTATCTGCGACCGGAAGATCGAACTGACGGTCCGCGACCACGGATACGACCCGCAGAAGGCGATCGCCGCGTACACCGAGCTGGTGCCGGACGTGGCGGGCTTCGCCCAGTTCATCGGCTCCCCGTTCGTCGCCGCCGTCGAACAGCGCATCGACGGCCAGGACAAGGGCCTGGTGCTGCCGCAGGCCTGGTCGGCGAATCTGCTCGGCTCCCCGTACATCCGGGTCATCGGCGCCACCTACGACGTCGAGACGATCAACCTCGTCGACTATCTCCTCGCCGAGAAGCGCATCGCGAAGGGCGACAAGATCGGTCACGTGTACTTCGAGGGCGACTACGGCGAGAACGCGCTCGTCGGCTCGAAGTACGCGGCGAAGGAGGCCGGACTCACCGTCGTCGAGCAGAAGATCAAGCCGACCGACAACGACATGACGGCCCAGGTCGCCGCCCTGAAGCAGGCCGGGGTCAAGGCCGTGGTCGTCAGCGCCGGCCCCCGTCAGGCGGCCTCGCTCGTCGGCGTCGCCGCGGCCACCGGCTTCGACGTCCCGGTCGTCGGCAACAACTCGGCCTTCGCCCCGCAGCTGTTGAAGACCCAGGCGGGCCCGGCCCTGCTCAAGGACTACTACGTCGCCTCCTCCACGCTGCCCATCGGCGACCCGGGCGACGGCCCCGCCAAGCTCGCCAAGGAGTACGCCGCCCAGTACCCGAAGGACGTCCTCGACAACGGCGTCGTCGCCGGCTACACGGCGGCCTCCCTCTTCGGCGAGGCCCTGTCGCTGGCCTGCGACGACAAGGACCTCACCCGTGAGGGCATCGACAAGGCGGTCCTGAGGATCAAGGGGTACGGGACCGAGTTCGGGGTGACGCACGACTTCTCGGACCCGAAGGCGCCGTCCACCCGGGAGAGCGTCATCATGAAGCCCGACGCCGGTGCCGCCGGCGGGCTGAAGGTGGTCCGGCCGGCCGCGGTCGCCCCGGCGGCCGAGTCCTTCACCATCGGCAACTGA
- a CDS encoding branched-chain amino acid ABC transporter permease, whose protein sequence is MSDTTAEAPAAPTATAPVRGGAEGVTDRLRSPRTYAVLVGSLLLLVLPFYLDRFWLQAGLFAMAAAIGAIGLNMLTGATGQLSMGHAFFLAVGAYGYCVLAGESGTENGHTLTGLGLPTWLAAILAVLLAGAAGGIFSPIAGRLRGAYLGIATLALIFIGQHVLFNAGSLTGGYNGRAVPPLSVFGFTFDDSELVVAAVPFGSSEKLWYAGLLALLLSALFARGVLRGRPGRAMNAIRDHRIAAGVMGVPVARYRAGVFVLSSMYAGLAGVLLALVFQRTVPEYFGMILSLEYLAMIVIGGLGSVAGAVIGAAFVSLLPQVFTHYSDSLPLVSAPGTGGLAPGEASRYLYGAAVVAVVLFLPGGLARLGLVRTKKPSATRQSAPPVNPAAPKNPGEKS, encoded by the coding sequence GTGTCTGACACCACCGCCGAAGCCCCCGCCGCCCCCACCGCGACCGCGCCCGTACGCGGCGGAGCGGAGGGCGTCACCGACCGGCTGCGCAGCCCCCGTACGTACGCCGTACTCGTCGGCTCCCTCCTGCTCCTCGTGCTCCCCTTCTACCTGGACCGCTTCTGGCTCCAGGCCGGACTGTTCGCGATGGCGGCGGCGATCGGCGCCATCGGGCTCAACATGCTCACCGGCGCCACCGGACAGCTCTCCATGGGGCACGCGTTCTTCCTCGCCGTCGGCGCGTACGGCTACTGCGTCCTGGCGGGCGAGAGCGGCACCGAGAACGGGCACACGCTGACCGGCCTCGGCCTGCCGACCTGGCTCGCCGCGATCCTCGCGGTGCTGCTCGCCGGGGCGGCGGGCGGGATCTTCAGCCCCATCGCCGGACGGCTGCGGGGCGCCTACCTCGGTATCGCGACCCTCGCCCTGATCTTCATCGGGCAGCACGTCCTATTCAACGCGGGTTCGCTGACCGGCGGTTACAACGGCCGGGCCGTACCGCCGCTGTCCGTCTTCGGGTTCACCTTCGACGACTCCGAACTCGTCGTCGCCGCAGTCCCGTTCGGCTCCTCGGAGAAGCTCTGGTACGCGGGTCTGCTCGCGCTCCTGCTCAGCGCCCTGTTCGCCCGGGGCGTGCTGCGCGGCCGCCCCGGGCGCGCCATGAACGCCATCCGCGACCACCGGATCGCGGCCGGGGTGATGGGTGTGCCGGTGGCCCGCTACCGGGCCGGGGTCTTCGTCCTGTCCTCGATGTACGCGGGCCTCGCGGGCGTGCTGCTCGCCCTGGTCTTCCAGCGGACCGTGCCCGAGTACTTCGGCATGATCCTGTCCCTCGAATACCTCGCCATGATCGTCATCGGCGGTCTCGGAAGCGTCGCGGGAGCCGTGATCGGCGCCGCCTTCGTCTCCCTGCTCCCGCAGGTGTTCACGCACTACAGCGACTCCCTGCCGCTGGTCTCCGCCCCCGGCACGGGCGGTCTGGCACCCGGTGAGGCGTCCCGCTACCTGTACGGCGCCGCGGTGGTCGCGGTGGTCCTGTTCCTGCCCGGCGGCCTCGCCCGCCTCGGCCTCGTCCGCACGAAGAAGCCGTCGGCTACCAGGCAATCAGCGCCTCCGGTGAATCCAGCGGCTCCGAAGAATCCAGGGGAGAAGTCATGA
- a CDS encoding branched-chain amino acid ABC transporter permease: MTTFLELLLGGLSIGSVYALIALGFVVIFKATEVVNFAHASLLLAGGYVTAVFHDDIGFWPALIAGIAGAATVGAAIEFFVMRRYRGSDHSVLAIVTIGVDILLITELTRRMGTDVLALGDPWGNEVVTIGGITLAHTRIAAFLAAGLLITVFLLAFRYTSWGVSMRAAAENPQTAALMGIRLGRVSLAAWAVAGALAAVAALFLTVFPTPGLERATSLAALKAFPAAILGGLDSTTGALAGGLIVGVTESLATGYQSDLSFLGRGIGDLAPYLVMVAVLLIRPAGLFGTKEPARV, translated from the coding sequence ATGACCACGTTCCTCGAACTCCTCCTCGGCGGCCTGTCGATCGGCTCGGTCTACGCACTCATCGCGCTCGGGTTCGTCGTCATCTTCAAGGCCACCGAGGTCGTCAACTTCGCCCACGCGTCCCTGCTGTTGGCGGGCGGCTACGTCACCGCCGTGTTCCACGACGACATCGGGTTCTGGCCCGCGCTGATCGCCGGGATCGCGGGCGCCGCGACCGTCGGCGCGGCCATCGAGTTCTTCGTGATGCGCCGCTACCGGGGCAGCGACCACAGCGTCCTCGCCATCGTCACCATCGGCGTCGACATCCTCCTCATCACCGAACTCACCCGCCGCATGGGCACGGACGTCCTCGCCCTCGGCGACCCCTGGGGCAACGAGGTCGTGACCATCGGCGGCATCACCCTCGCCCACACCCGCATCGCCGCGTTCCTCGCCGCCGGGCTGCTGATCACGGTGTTCCTCCTCGCCTTCCGGTACACCTCCTGGGGCGTGTCCATGCGGGCCGCCGCCGAGAACCCGCAGACGGCGGCGCTCATGGGCATCAGGCTGGGGCGGGTCTCGCTCGCCGCCTGGGCGGTCGCCGGGGCGCTGGCCGCCGTCGCCGCGCTCTTCCTCACCGTGTTCCCGACCCCGGGCCTGGAGCGCGCCACCTCGCTCGCCGCGCTCAAGGCGTTCCCCGCCGCGATCCTCGGCGGGCTCGACTCCACCACCGGGGCGCTCGCCGGCGGACTGATCGTCGGCGTCACGGAATCGCTCGCCACCGGCTACCAGAGCGATCTCTCCTTCCTCGGCCGGGGCATCGGCGATCTGGCGCCCTACCTGGTGATGGTGGCCGTCCTGCTGATCCGGCCCGCCGGACTCTTCGGTACGAAGGAGCCGGCCCGTGTCTGA
- a CDS encoding ABC transporter ATP-binding protein — MVRVTTTTATAPRGTAAAALAVHDVTVRFAGLTALDAVSFTVEPGSVHAVIGPNGAGKSTCFNVLSGVYRATSGHVRLGDTRLTGLPPHAIADLGVARTFQNLALPPHATVADSLLLGRHRLTRSGFLATGLRLPSAVREERRHRERVREIAEFIGLEKELERPAGSLPYGQQKLVELGRALCMEPRVLLLDEPIAGMTADERRRTAAVVADVRDSLGISIVLVEHDMGVVMRLADAVTVLDFGRRIADGTPAEVQNDPAVVQAYLGAPQ, encoded by the coding sequence GTGGTCCGCGTGACGACGACCACCGCAACGGCCCCCCGGGGCACCGCCGCGGCCGCCCTGGCCGTCCACGACGTCACCGTCCGCTTCGCCGGGCTCACCGCCCTCGACGCCGTCTCCTTCACCGTCGAACCCGGCAGCGTACACGCCGTCATCGGGCCGAACGGCGCGGGCAAGTCCACCTGCTTCAACGTCCTGTCCGGTGTCTACCGCGCCACCTCCGGGCACGTCCGCCTCGGCGACACCCGGCTCACCGGCCTCCCGCCGCACGCCATCGCGGACCTCGGGGTCGCCCGCACCTTCCAGAACCTGGCGCTGCCCCCGCACGCCACCGTCGCCGACAGCCTCCTCCTCGGCCGCCACCGGCTGACCCGATCCGGGTTCCTCGCCACCGGCCTGCGGCTGCCCTCCGCCGTCCGCGAGGAACGACGCCACCGCGAGAGGGTCCGCGAGATCGCCGAATTCATCGGTCTGGAGAAGGAGTTGGAGCGGCCCGCAGGCTCGCTCCCGTACGGTCAGCAGAAGCTCGTTGAGCTCGGCCGCGCCCTGTGCATGGAGCCCAGGGTCCTGCTGCTGGACGAGCCGATCGCGGGCATGACGGCCGACGAACGCCGGCGGACGGCCGCTGTCGTCGCCGACGTACGCGACAGCCTCGGCATCTCCATCGTGCTGGTCGAGCACGACATGGGGGTGGTCATGCGGCTCGCGGACGCGGTGACCGTACTCGACTTCGGACGCAGGATCGCGGACGGCACCCCCGCCGAGGTCCAGAACGATCCGGCCGTCGTCCAGGCCTACTTGGGAGCACCTCAATGA
- a CDS encoding ABC transporter ATP-binding protein, with protein MATLEIRALSVGYGPVRALRDISVEVPDGGITAVLGGNGAGKTTLLRAVSRTLGFHRGTGTGSIRFDGRPLEGLRPAQVVAAGVVQVPEGRQVFARMTVADNLRAGALGARGGRKETGAALARVHELFPVLADRAHQRAGLLSGGEQQMLAMGRALMAGPRLLLLDEPSLGLAPLMAARIAETVQEINAGGTSVLLVEQNAAIALRLASTAYVLDVGEVALSGAADELAASDEVRRRYLGVVDEDAAAEADPAARPRRTLSRWSA; from the coding sequence ATGGCAACGCTGGAGATCCGCGCGCTGTCCGTCGGCTACGGGCCGGTCCGGGCGCTGCGCGACATCTCGGTCGAGGTGCCGGACGGCGGGATCACCGCCGTGCTCGGCGGCAACGGCGCGGGCAAGACCACGCTGCTGCGGGCCGTGTCGCGGACCCTCGGCTTCCACCGCGGGACGGGCACCGGGAGCATCCGGTTCGACGGCCGGCCCCTGGAAGGGCTGCGGCCCGCCCAGGTGGTCGCCGCAGGAGTGGTCCAGGTGCCGGAGGGCCGGCAGGTCTTCGCCCGGATGACGGTGGCCGACAACCTGCGGGCGGGCGCCCTCGGGGCACGCGGCGGGCGCAAGGAGACCGGCGCGGCGCTCGCCCGGGTGCACGAACTGTTCCCGGTGCTCGCCGACCGCGCGCACCAGCGGGCCGGGCTGCTGTCCGGCGGCGAGCAGCAGATGCTGGCCATGGGCCGCGCCCTGATGGCGGGGCCCCGGCTGCTCCTGCTGGACGAACCCTCGCTCGGCCTCGCCCCGCTGATGGCGGCGAGGATCGCCGAGACCGTACAGGAGATCAACGCGGGCGGCACCTCGGTGCTGCTCGTCGAGCAGAACGCGGCGATCGCTCTGCGCCTCGCCTCCACGGCGTACGTCCTCGACGTCGGGGAGGTCGCCCTGTCCGGGGCCGCCGACGAGCTCGCCGCCTCCGACGAGGTGCGCCGCCGCTATCTCGGCGTCGTCGACGAGGACGCGGCTGCGGAAGCCGACCCGGCGGCCCGGCCCCGGCGTACCCTGAGCAGGTGGTCCGCGTGA
- a CDS encoding CdaR family transcriptional regulator → MRRGTRYGALLGPLLAGGATPASVARAARGLGLPERGCYAVVVLGTPAPEAAVAAGPDADGARWWWGGSEGSSGGATDRAEDRQVAVVLLGPAGPAGAAARLRELGAGPGGVSPVVGSLAEVGAARRLAGTALLTCEPGSREIVRLDERLPAALLVSRPELATRLLAEVFGPLLTLGPAERSLLVKTLETWLECGGSVGRAAARLGCHRNTVFNRLRRLECGGSVGRAAARLGCHRNTVFNRLRRLERLTARSLSRPRELVDLVLALDVLRLSSAPPRPGGGGGG, encoded by the coding sequence ATGCGGCGTGGAACGCGGTACGGGGCGCTGCTCGGCCCACTGCTGGCGGGCGGAGCCACGCCGGCCTCGGTGGCCCGTGCGGCGCGCGGCCTCGGGCTGCCGGAGCGGGGGTGTTACGCCGTGGTGGTGCTGGGCACGCCGGCGCCGGAGGCCGCGGTGGCCGCGGGCCCGGACGCGGACGGGGCGCGCTGGTGGTGGGGCGGGTCGGAGGGTTCCTCGGGCGGGGCGACGGACCGGGCGGAGGACCGGCAGGTCGCGGTGGTGCTGCTGGGCCCGGCGGGCCCGGCCGGGGCGGCGGCGCGGCTCAGGGAACTGGGCGCCGGGCCGGGGGGTGTGAGCCCGGTGGTGGGCTCCCTGGCGGAGGTGGGCGCCGCGCGCCGGCTGGCGGGTACGGCGCTGCTGACGTGCGAGCCGGGCAGCCGGGAGATCGTGCGGCTGGACGAGCGGCTTCCGGCGGCCCTGCTGGTGAGCCGCCCGGAGCTGGCGACCCGGCTGCTGGCGGAGGTGTTCGGCCCCCTGCTGACGCTCGGACCGGCGGAACGGTCACTGCTGGTGAAGACGCTGGAGACGTGGCTGGAATGCGGAGGCTCGGTGGGGCGGGCGGCGGCCCGGCTGGGGTGCCACCGCAACACGGTGTTCAACCGCCTGAGACGCCTGGAATGCGGAGGCTCGGTGGGGCGGGCGGCGGCCCGGCTGGGGTGCCACCGCAACACGGTGTTCAACCGCCTGAGACGCCTGGAACGGCTGACCGCACGCTCGCTGTCCCGGCCGCGCGAACTGGTCGACCTCGTGCTGGCGCTGGACGTGCTGCGCCTGTCGTCCGCCCCGCCGCGGCCCGGGGGCGGGGGTGGAGGCTGA
- a CDS encoding glycerate kinase, with the protein METARVLVAADKFKGSLTAVQVAERVTAGLRRVVPGLAVETLPVADGGDGTVAAALAAGFERREARVTGPLGDPVTAAYALRGDTAVVEMAEASGLQHLPDGVFAPLTATTYGSGELLRAALEDGATTIVFGVGGSATTDGGAGMLAALGARFLDADGKPVGPGGGGLAALAEADLSGLAPRLAKVDLILASDVDNPLTGPKGAPEVYGRQKGASDQDIAVLDAALTHYASILGPDTAALPGAGAAGGIGYGALVALGARFRPGIEVMLDVLGFAPALARATLVITGEGSLDEQTLHGKAPAGVAAAARAAGTEVVAVCGRLALTPEALREAGIRRAYALADLEPDPAVSMAQAGPLLERAAESIARDFLAG; encoded by the coding sequence GTGGAGACCGCCCGCGTGCTCGTGGCGGCCGACAAGTTCAAGGGCTCGCTCACGGCCGTTCAGGTCGCGGAGCGGGTGACGGCCGGGCTGCGGCGCGTCGTTCCCGGCCTGGCGGTGGAGACCCTGCCGGTCGCGGACGGCGGTGACGGTACGGTCGCGGCGGCGCTCGCCGCCGGATTCGAGCGCCGCGAGGCGCGGGTGACCGGCCCGCTCGGGGACCCGGTGACGGCGGCGTACGCGCTGCGCGGGGACACCGCCGTGGTGGAGATGGCCGAGGCCTCGGGCCTCCAGCACCTGCCCGACGGGGTGTTCGCCCCGCTCACGGCCACCACGTACGGCTCGGGCGAGCTGCTGCGGGCCGCCCTGGAGGACGGGGCCACGACGATCGTCTTCGGGGTCGGCGGCAGCGCCACGACCGACGGCGGCGCGGGCATGCTCGCCGCCCTCGGGGCCCGCTTCCTGGATGCCGACGGCAAGCCCGTCGGTCCCGGCGGCGGGGGACTGGCCGCACTGGCGGAGGCCGACTTGTCCGGACTCGCCCCGCGCCTGGCGAAAGTCGACCTGATCCTGGCCAGCGACGTGGACAACCCGCTGACCGGACCCAAGGGGGCGCCCGAGGTCTACGGGCGGCAGAAGGGCGCGAGCGACCAGGACATCGCGGTCCTCGACGCGGCCCTCACGCACTACGCCTCGATCCTCGGCCCCGACACGGCGGCGCTGCCCGGCGCGGGAGCGGCCGGAGGCATCGGCTACGGGGCGCTCGTCGCCCTCGGCGCCCGCTTCCGCCCCGGCATCGAGGTCATGCTCGACGTCCTCGGCTTCGCCCCCGCGCTCGCCCGCGCCACACTGGTGATCACGGGCGAGGGCTCGCTCGACGAGCAGACCCTCCACGGCAAGGCCCCGGCCGGGGTCGCCGCCGCCGCCCGCGCGGCCGGGACCGAGGTGGTCGCGGTCTGCGGCCGTCTCGCCCTGACCCCGGAGGCCCTGCGGGAAGCGGGCATCCGCCGCGCCTACGCCCTGGCCGATCTGGAACCGGACCCGGCGGTCTCGATGGCGCAGGCCGGTCCGCTGCTGGAGCGGGCGGCGGAGTCGATCGCCCGGGACTTCCTGGCGGGCTGA
- a CDS encoding type II toxin-antitoxin system VapB family antitoxin, translating into MAKVTVSLDAELVVEAMVLAGVGNPQDAVELVVRDYIARGHRTEALVAEREGTGREAEIKPEAQQG; encoded by the coding sequence ATGGCCAAGGTGACCGTCAGTCTGGATGCCGAGCTCGTCGTCGAAGCGATGGTCCTCGCCGGGGTGGGGAACCCGCAGGACGCCGTGGAACTCGTGGTGCGCGACTACATCGCGCGCGGCCACCGCACCGAGGCTCTCGTCGCGGAGCGGGAGGGCACGGGTCGCGAGGCGGAGATCAAACCCGAGGCGCAGCAGGGCTGA